One stretch of Streptomyces sp. R21 DNA includes these proteins:
- the pelF gene encoding GT4 family glycosyltransferase PelF, with amino-acid sequence MMRTGRHVTMLTEGTYPHVHGGVSTWCDQLVKGMPEVGFHIVSLTGSGREPVTWELPPNIRRHDSVPTWGPRPGRTRAPVGRARRRFTDTYERFLLSFLDPEAHCDFGRALYELAELARAGRLSAALRTESALRSLMWIWTMPHLPTAAARPTVQDALTATDLLEHALRPLGVRIPEDSVAHAVSSGLATLPALAAHHLDGVPFLLTEHGIYLRERYLGYRAAEQRWPVKAFMLGFYRELNSLGYRAADLITPCNQYNRRWEERGGADADRIRTVYNGVDPHAFPHAGPEPEVPTLTWCGRVDPIKDLETLLRAYGMVRAELPETRLRLFGPVPSGGEAYATRLEKLAAELGVTDGLTFEGRISEVWRAYAAGHVVMLSSISEGFPFSIIEAMSCGRTTVSTDVGGVREAVGDTGLVVPPREPEKMAAAALTLLRDDERRLKLGELSRQRVIDRFTLRRSVDAFRTIYQELAGRPTVYEPAVETVADWTRELRDPWYQALATDGTDW; translated from the coding sequence ATGATGCGCACAGGGCGTCATGTCACCATGCTCACCGAAGGCACATATCCGCACGTCCACGGCGGGGTCAGCACCTGGTGCGACCAGCTCGTGAAGGGCATGCCCGAGGTCGGCTTCCACATCGTCTCGCTCACCGGCAGCGGCCGCGAACCCGTGACCTGGGAGCTGCCGCCCAACATCCGCCGCCATGACTCCGTACCGACCTGGGGCCCGCGGCCGGGGCGCACGCGAGCGCCCGTCGGCCGGGCCCGCCGCCGGTTCACCGACACCTACGAGCGGTTCCTGCTCTCGTTCCTGGACCCCGAAGCGCACTGCGACTTCGGCCGGGCGCTCTACGAACTGGCCGAACTCGCCCGCGCCGGACGGCTGTCGGCGGCGCTGCGCACCGAGTCCGCGCTGCGGTCCCTGATGTGGATCTGGACGATGCCGCATCTGCCCACGGCCGCCGCCCGGCCCACCGTGCAGGACGCGCTGACCGCCACCGACCTCCTCGAACACGCGCTGCGACCGCTCGGCGTGCGCATCCCCGAGGACTCCGTGGCGCACGCGGTCAGCAGCGGCCTGGCCACGCTGCCCGCCCTCGCCGCCCATCACCTCGACGGCGTCCCGTTCCTCCTCACCGAGCACGGCATCTACCTGCGCGAGCGCTACCTCGGCTACCGCGCCGCCGAACAGCGCTGGCCCGTCAAGGCGTTCATGCTCGGCTTCTACCGCGAACTCAACTCGCTCGGCTACCGCGCCGCCGACCTCATCACCCCCTGCAACCAGTACAACCGCCGCTGGGAGGAGCGCGGCGGCGCCGACGCCGACCGGATCCGTACGGTCTACAACGGCGTCGACCCGCACGCCTTCCCGCACGCCGGACCCGAACCCGAGGTGCCCACCCTCACCTGGTGCGGGCGCGTCGACCCCATCAAGGACCTGGAGACCCTGCTGCGCGCGTACGGCATGGTGCGCGCCGAACTGCCCGAGACCCGGCTTCGGCTGTTCGGCCCGGTGCCGTCCGGCGGGGAGGCGTACGCCACCCGTCTGGAGAAGCTCGCCGCCGAACTGGGCGTGACGGACGGGCTGACCTTCGAGGGCCGCATCAGCGAGGTGTGGCGCGCCTACGCGGCCGGGCACGTGGTGATGCTCTCCTCCATCTCCGAGGGCTTCCCCTTCTCGATCATCGAGGCGATGTCCTGCGGCCGCACCACCGTTTCCACGGATGTCGGCGGCGTGCGCGAGGCGGTCGGCGACACCGGACTCGTGGTGCCCCCGCGCGAGCCCGAGAAGATGGCCGCGGCGGCTCTCACTCTGCTCCGCGACGACGAACGGCGCCTGAAACTGGGCGAGTTGTCGCGGCAGCGGGTCATCGACCGCTTCACCCTGCGCCGCTCCGTGGACGCTTTCCGGACGATCTACCAGGAACTGGCGGGCCGCCCCACGGTGTACGAGCCGGCCGTCGAGACCGTCGCCGACTGGACCCGCGAACTGCGCGACCCCTGGTACCAGGCCCTCGCCACGGACGGAACCGACTGGTGA
- a CDS encoding spherulation-specific family 4 protein yields MKSLLVPYYEHPSVRPAEWDALIAAAPRLHAVVLNPASGPGDRPDPAFAEAAARLRAADVRVLGYADTDYGRRPRADVVRDLSRHRAWYGADGVFLDQVASGIAEFAYYRGLAATAWGARFAALVLNHGTVPHPSYARIADVLVTFEGTWQTYRRLRTEPWTGSGARLCHLVYGVPAGVDLAEQARARGAGLHCAVPGGGAHPWGTLPHALAQ; encoded by the coding sequence ATGAAGAGTCTCCTCGTGCCCTACTACGAGCACCCGTCCGTCCGCCCCGCCGAATGGGACGCCCTGATCGCGGCGGCGCCCCGACTCCACGCGGTGGTGCTCAACCCCGCCAGCGGCCCCGGCGACCGCCCGGACCCGGCCTTCGCCGAAGCCGCGGCGCGCCTGCGTGCGGCGGACGTCCGGGTGCTCGGCTACGCCGACACGGACTACGGCCGCCGCCCCCGGGCCGACGTCGTGAGGGACCTGTCCCGGCACCGCGCCTGGTACGGCGCCGACGGCGTGTTCCTCGACCAAGTCGCCTCCGGGATCGCCGAGTTCGCGTACTACCGGGGACTCGCCGCCACCGCCTGGGGCGCCCGCTTCGCCGCGCTCGTCCTCAACCACGGGACGGTGCCGCATCCTTCGTACGCCCGGATCGCCGACGTCCTGGTGACGTTCGAGGGGACCTGGCAGACGTACCGGAGGCTGCGCACCGAGCCCTGGACAGGGAGCGGTGCACGACTGTGTCACCTGGTGTACGGCGTACCGGCCGGCGTCGATCTCGCGGAGCAGGCCCGCGCCCGGGGCGCCGGCCTGCACTGCGCGGTGCCGGGCGGCGGCGCCCACCCCTGGGGCACGTTGCCACACGCCCTGGCTCAATAA
- a CDS encoding RDD family protein, with translation MPKLRRFAAWFIDFALVLAAASALAVLTFHRISALVTDVPDLATRGGWDILTSRGDVIDASEGFGLHLWHKVVRDVEQAFGLLVVATFLYQWASLAFTGRTVGKALLGLKVMPSPPRRAALRAAVTTTADVAVYALACILLIEGEFVLSVLVWAVAVVIFFLNALPVLSPSRRSLADRLAGTAVTGFGLGTPGPVSPVRTY, from the coding sequence GTGCCGAAACTTCGGCGGTTCGCGGCTTGGTTCATCGACTTCGCACTGGTGCTCGCGGCGGCGTCCGCGCTCGCCGTGCTCACCTTCCACCGGATCTCCGCGCTCGTGACGGACGTGCCGGACCTCGCGACGCGGGGCGGCTGGGACATCCTCACCTCGCGCGGCGATGTCATCGACGCCTCCGAGGGCTTCGGACTCCACCTCTGGCACAAGGTCGTCAGAGACGTGGAGCAGGCCTTCGGGCTCCTGGTGGTCGCCACGTTCCTCTACCAGTGGGCGTCGCTCGCCTTCACCGGACGCACGGTCGGCAAGGCCCTGCTCGGCCTCAAGGTCATGCCGAGCCCGCCGCGCCGGGCCGCGCTGCGTGCGGCGGTGACGACGACGGCCGACGTCGCCGTGTACGCGCTGGCCTGCATCCTGCTGATCGAGGGCGAGTTCGTGCTGTCGGTGCTGGTGTGGGCCGTCGCCGTGGTGATCTTCTTCCTCAACGCGCTGCCGGTGCTCTCGCCGTCCCGCCGCTCACTGGCGGACCGGCTGGCGGGGACGGCGGTCACGGGGTTCGGGCTCGGCACTCCCGGCCCTGTGTCCCCGGTTCGTACTTATTGA
- a CDS encoding adenosylcobinamide-GDP ribazoletransferase encodes MSKTPLPDGLRFAFGTLTVLPVKVTRWDREAARGGMLCAPVAGLVVGLCSAALGGLLLFLDAGPLLAAVATAAVPAALTRGLHLDGLADTADGLGSGKPAEDALRIMKQSDIGPFGVITLLFVLLAQVAVLFQAYDTSWARGAFAAVVSATAARLALTLAARTGVPPARPEGLGAAVAGTVPVYGALLAAVLVTGAAAGAGTLFGADDVVRGALAVVAACAVAELLLRHCTRRFGGITGDVFGGLAETAATTALVVLSLG; translated from the coding sequence GTGTCCAAGACCCCGCTCCCCGACGGCCTCCGCTTCGCCTTCGGCACCCTCACCGTGCTCCCCGTCAAGGTGACCCGCTGGGACCGCGAGGCCGCGCGCGGCGGGATGCTGTGCGCGCCCGTGGCCGGGCTGGTCGTCGGTCTGTGCTCCGCCGCGCTCGGCGGGCTGCTGCTGTTCCTGGACGCGGGCCCGCTGCTCGCCGCCGTGGCCACCGCGGCCGTACCGGCCGCGCTCACCCGGGGCCTGCACCTGGACGGGCTCGCCGACACCGCGGACGGGCTCGGCAGCGGCAAGCCCGCCGAGGACGCGCTGCGCATCATGAAGCAGTCGGACATCGGCCCGTTCGGTGTGATCACGCTGCTGTTCGTGCTGCTGGCACAGGTCGCCGTGCTCTTCCAGGCCTACGACACCTCGTGGGCCCGGGGCGCGTTCGCGGCCGTCGTCTCGGCGACCGCCGCCCGCCTCGCCCTGACACTGGCCGCCCGCACGGGAGTTCCGCCGGCCCGGCCGGAGGGGCTGGGCGCGGCGGTCGCGGGCACGGTGCCGGTGTACGGCGCGCTGCTCGCCGCGGTCCTGGTCACCGGTGCGGCGGCGGGCGCGGGGACCCTGTTCGGGGCGGACGACGTCGTGCGCGGCGCGCTCGCGGTGGTCGCCGCCTGCGCCGTCGCGGAACTCCTGCTGCGCCACTGCACGCGCCGCTTCGGCGGCATCACGGGTGATGTCTTCGGCGGGCTGGCCGAGACGGCGGCGACGACCGCGCTGGTGGTTCTGTCACTGGGCTGA